GCCGTTCCGGCCATTGGGCGATCACACTGGCCACGTAATCAACGAGACCATGGACTCCGCCGTCCTTATGGTGCCGATGCGGTGTACGCTCGGCGACGACGAATAGGTGACTCTTGTTCGGCACACCCAATGTCCGCTTGAGCGTGCCCAGAATGATCTCATCAATATAGGCGTTGGGGTCTGGATGTTCATTGACCAACAAGCCCTCGGCTCGAGCTTGGTACGCGCATGCCAGCGCAAGATGCCCTGAGCCGGCGCCCATGATCTCCACAAAAAACACACTTCCCATCGCCGCGCTGGTGGCTTTGAGAGATTCAATGGACTGATCCGCCAGTGTCACTGCGGACTGAAACCCGAGAGAGATTGTTCCTTCAAGATTGTTGTCAATGCTGCCGGGAATGCCAACCACCTGCACGCCGAATTCTTCGTAAATGGCACGAGCTCCTCGCATGCTGCCGTCGCCTCCAAGCACAATCAGTGCGCCATCTCGCACGTAAGGCTCCAGGTGGCGCATGGCTACGTGCTGCACCATCTCCTGTTTGAACTCTTCGAAACGGCTACTGCCGATGGGGCTGCTGGGATGGCTGCCCATGCCGCGAGTATGTTCTTCGGTAACACGTTCGATCCAATTATTGGCCAGACCCAGATAGCCGTGCCGAACGAAATAAACCTCCAACCCCATGCGTTGGCCGGTCACATGCAATTCTTTTAGGGCAGCGCCGGCGCCGGCAAAATCCCCTCCGGACACGAGGGCCACAATCCGCTTGAGTCCTCTGGGCTTGAGTGTCACGCGGTCTTTCCTCGCGCGCTCCACCGTGACCCATGTATTGCGCACAACTCGTTCCCGCTCGGACAGGCCGACTGCTGTTGAGTAGCCAGACATCCGTCCCTGTTCGACCGTGAGCAGTACGACATTGTCTTGGCTTTCCTTGTAGTCGCTGAACTCACTGAGGCTTCATGGAATGGGCGTTGGTCCAAATAGATCATCAAAGCCCGCAATGTGGAACTGTGGGTATAGAGGCAAGCCACTTTTCCCTTTTGTATGACGCCTAATCGATGGAGGCCATCGATGACATCGACATAGAGGTCGAAGAAGGAGTTACCATCCGGATAACAATACAGCGGATCTTTCATCAGCCGCTTGGCTGTGGATGTCTCGACGCCGAACGCACGTGCCGCTTCTTCGACTTCAAGGGACTTCTCCAATCCCGTGACCCAACCGAAATCCGACGATTCGAGAGCCGACTCGGCAATCGGTTCAGATGCGAACGTACCTTGCAGCAGCGCCGCAGATACCTGTTCGTACAGCTGCCTGGTATTTGGGCTACGACTGATGCAATGCAGAAACGTACGCGGATCGAGGTAGTTGGTGAGATGCAAGAAATCGAGCTGCTGCCCCACAACACCGATCATGCGAGCGAGCGCCGACCCCACTGCATCGGCTTTGGCAATACCTCGTTCACGGTCCAATTGATTCGGCAAGCGGCACCCGACGCGATGGGTCTTGCTATCAACTTGCGACACCCCATGGCGCATCGTGAAGAACAGTGTTCGGTCACCAAGATCCCGAGGCAACAACCAAAACCGGTCGTTGCCCAGTTCCAACACAATACGACTCTCCGCCAGCGCAGGGGTGAGCTGCGCGCGGGGCACGATGGCAACCGGACGCCGATAAGTCGGTTTGGCGACCGCCCCGATCGTGGCCCGGAGTAAGTGCTGCAGCGAACCTTCGGCAAGGAGTGCGTTCCAGGCGGCAAAGAACACAAGCTGGTCATCGATGAGGCGTTCCCGAGCCGACCGGTACTCTTCAGCGGTTGCAAACCCGGACTTGGAGCGTTCGACGAACGAGCGGAGTTGCTCCATCTTAACTTGGACGCGATCAGCATCATCGCTGGACGCTTCTCTTAGCGTGGGTTGGACGAGTCCCCGTTCCGACGCTCGTTGAGCAAGGGCGCGACCATAGGCAAGGAGTCCTTCAATGGAGACGAAATCCAGTGAGTTGCTCATGGTTTCCAATCATAGGCCAACGCATACCCCTCAGCAAGGGAGGAAAAATGATGGGACATAAAATTTATGCCAATGAGGGATGAGGCCGGAAACTCGTGAGACAGAGCGAGCTCAAGGTCCTATCGGCCCGGCGATGCCGACACAGATCATACTCGACCACTGTAATCCATCACCTGTGAAGTGGCGATTCGAAACACACTGCTATGACCCACCAGGCTGTCAACGTTACAAACCGGGGCGTCCCTATCACGATTCCGGGCGAAGAGGCGACATGGTGTGTATCGATGATGACATAGAGCGAGCGGCGCAAGAAGATCGAGGTCGCCTCTCAGAAGTGTGATTGCAAGACCCAACCCCGTGGCTTGAACTATAGCCGCACTGCGTGAGACCCATTCTAGAGGGATGCTTCAATCTCATCTCGAAGGCTTGCGAATGTTACAGTTTTG
This is a stretch of genomic DNA from Nitrospira sp.. It encodes these proteins:
- a CDS encoding 6-phosphofructokinase produces the protein MTLKPRGLKRIVALVSGGDFAGAGAALKELHVTGQRMGLEVYFVRHGYLGLANNWIERVTEEHTRGMGSHPSSPIGSSRFEEFKQEMVQHVAMRHLEPYVRDGALIVLGGDGSMRGARAIYEEFGVQVVGIPGSIDNNLEGTISLGFQSAVTLADQSIESLKATSAAMGSVFFVEIMGAGSGHLALACAYQARAEGLLVNEHPDPNAYIDEIILGTLKRTLGVPNKSHLFVVAERTPHRHHKDGGVHGLVDYVASVIAQWPERQARSDHYPLTPATKATILGHTLRGARPIPEDKAIAQHLAYEVVHRLIESPEEIVGCLLAYRERGSISPIPLHAVMPKQFDWDVFSRMHGNTRVSHVS